In Brevibacterium pigmentatum, the sequence CGCCCATGACGACGGCCGCGTAGATCGCCATCACCCGGCCACGGTAGTTCGGGGCCGTGGTCGTCTGCACATAGGCGTTCGCCGAGGTCATCATCGTCAGTGAAGCGAAGCCGACGAACATCAGCGAGGCGGCGAAGAGATAGTAGTTCGGCATCAGCGATGCCACTCCGACGGCCACGCCGAATCCGCCGGCGGCTCCGAAGATGAACCGCAGCCGGGGCTTCTCCCGCCTGGCCGAGGCGAGCGCGCCGGTCACGGACCCGATGGCCATGACGGAGTTGAGCAGGCCGAAGCCGCTGGCGTCCTTGCCGAACTCGATCTTCGCCATCGTCGCCGTGTAGATGTTGAAGTTGAATCCGAAGGTCGCGACGATGAAGAGCACGACGAGTACGACCGTGATGTCCGGGCGCCTGCGCAGGTATCTGAGTCCTCCGAGGACTCCGCCCGTGCCGCGCCGTCCGGAGGGATGCAGCTGCGACTTGTCGAGGCGGATGAGCACCGTGAGCGTCGCCGCGGAGCCGAGGCCGCTGATGAGGAACACGGGGCCGGGGCCGATGACCGCGGTGAGCACACCGGCGACGGCTGGGCCGATCATGCGGGCGCCGTTGAAGGACGCCGAGTTGAGGCTGACCGCATTCGGCAGCAGCTTCTCACCGACGAGTTCGGAGACGAAGGCCTGCCGGGCCGGGTTGTCCAGGGTGGTGAGCATGCCGAGCGTGAACGCGAGCACGTAGACGTGCCAGAGGACGATGACGTCGGTGATGGTGAGGACGAAGAGGACGAGTCCGATGACTCCCAGCAGCGCCTGGGTGACCATGAGCAGCCGCCGTTTGTCGAACTTGTCGACGAGGTTGCCCGCGAACGGGAACATGATCAGCTGCGGTCCCAGCTGCAGAGCCATGGTGAGGCCCAACGCCGAAGCGTTGTTGTCCGTGAGCATGGTCAGGACGATCCAGTCCTGCGCCGTGCGCTGCATCCATGTCCCGGTGTTGGAGATCAGGGCACCGGCGAACCAGTGCCGGTAGTTCGGCTCCGACAGCGACCGGAACATCTGGGACATCGAGTGTGTCAGCCCTCCTGGAACTCGAGTTCGCCGGAGTAGTCGTCGACGACGGCTTCAGCGGGTTCGTGATCGGGCTTGCGCACGTCCGTCTCCGAGTGCGCCCCGCAGCCGGATTGGAGTCCGACCACGCGACCGTCGAACGGTGACCACGCATTGGCGCAGACACCGAACTTCTGTCGCAGCGATCCGGCGATCGGCATGAGGTAGCCGCAGCTGCCGCAGTTCGCCGATGCCCGGGAGGCGAATTCGCCGTCGGGTCCGGCGTCCGAATCGGCCCAGCGGCTGGCCGCGGCGCTCAGCCCGTCGGAGGAGAGCACGCGTTCACGACCGACACCGAACTCGAAGTTCGCGATCTGGTCGACGTTCTCAGCCGAGTTGTCCTCGGTCTGTTGGAAGCCCGGCTGCAGGTTCGGGTCCTGGTCGAGCTTCGGCAGGGTGTCACGCGGACCCATGTCACCGGGTTCGAGTCGTTCCTCCCACGGCACCCATTCGGGGGCGACGAGGGCGTCGGGTCCGGGCAGCAGCGCGGTTTCGCAGACCGTGACCTTCTTCGCGCGCGGGGCGCGGGCGAGCACGGCCACCCACCGCCAACCGCGGTAGGTCGGGTCGGTGCACACGAAGTAGTGAGTGACCAGGCGGGTCGCCTCGGCCACCGTTCCCAGGTGTTCGCCGACGACGGCAGTGCCGGCCACCTCGGTGATGGCGGTGCGGGCGATGTCGATCGCCGCCGCCAGCTGGGTGTCGAGGACGACCTTCTCCGTGCTCGACCGGCCACGGCCGGTCTTCGATTCCTTCGCCGAGGCGGTCGTGCCGGAATCCTCAGCGACCGCACTTGCAGCGGCGGTCGTTTCACCCGCGGCGGCGGGCGCGTCAACGCCCGGGGTCGCCTCGGTGGTCTGTTCGGCGTCGCTCTCGGCGGGCGCGGCGGTCTGCCGGGCCAGCCAATCACTGAACAGTGATGACATCAGGACTCCAAATCGTCGGCAATCGCCCGCAGCAGGCTGGCGACCTTGTTCCCATGGGTGGGGTCCGGATAACGGCCGTGCTGCAGTCCGTTGTTGAGGTCATCCAATACTTTGATGACATCTTCAACCATAACTGCCATGTCCACGGCCGGACGTCGGCGGGCCTTGGCAACCTTGGCCGGAGTGTTCAGGGGGCGGGCCTTGAGCACCTGCGCTCCGCGGCGGGAATCGACGACATCGTATTCGAGTCGGGTGCCCTTGGTGACTTCGAGTCCTTCGGGCAGCACGGAGGAATGGAGGAAGGCCTGTGAGCCGTCCTCGGCGATGACGAAGCCGAAGCCCTTGTCGGCATCGAACCATTTCACGCGTCCGGTGGGCATGATGTCCTTTCTGTCTGGTCGTACCCGCGGTGGCGGGCTGATCGTACGGTGCCCGCTGCTGCGGGCGGTATTGTGCGTGGGGCCGAGCGCCGTCGTGGTCGCGCGGCCATGCAATCCTGGATCTCGTTCATCCGGGTAGGCCGTGAACACCGTGGGCGGGGTTGAACTCACTATCGGTGGCGGGAGATCACGGGCACGTGCGTGCTGGGGTGGTCGGCCGCCTCGGCGAGGTGGGGATCCGCACCGCTTGGATCACGCTGTGCGGGAGTGGCTCATGCCAGTCCCCGAACCTGCGAAGGTGAGGCATGAGTGGTGGTTTCAGCGGTGGCCCACCCCGGTCTGTCTGCGTCGGATGGCGGCTCGGATCATGGCCACGCAGGCGAGGATGACGGCAATGGGCACGAGGATCATGGGCAGGTAGGTCAGCAGCGGACTGGGCGTCAGTCCCATCCAGGCCTGGCCGAGGACGCCGATGAGGCCGAGCGCCCCGATGGCTGCGGCGGCAACCGCGGCGACGACGATGGTCGTGTCGACTCGAGTGGCTGACAATGCGCGTCCTTCCGACTGATCTCTGATCCTGTTCTGCCCCTCCATTGTACCCCTCGCGATAGACTGATCTGCGATGTCAATGACCTTCAGCCAGTGGCTGTCCCACAGTGCAGATGCCGACTTCGAGTCCTTCGTCCGGACCCGACGCGACCTCCTCCAACCCGAGTCCCCGACGATGGCGGCCCTGGCCGCGGCCGCGTCCTCACGCATCGGGGTCTCCCGCGGCATCGAAGCCCTCGATGCGCAGACGCTCGAGGTCTTCATCTCTTTGGCCAAGGCGGCCCGGACGACGCCGGAGATCGAGATCACGGGCATTCCGCACATCGACCCCTCCCTCGCCGAGGCGGCACTCCCCCGCCTGCGCGACCTCGGCCTGGCGTGGCCGGCAGATGAGAGCACAGGCGGTGCCGGGACTGCTGGGAATAGCGGGTCTGGCGGGGCTGGTGAGGCTGGGACTGCTGGAGCTGCGGTTGCGGGCGTGTGGAAGATCCAGTCGGAAGCCATCACCCTGCTGCCGACTTCGGCGGCCGAATCCGCCCGGGCCTACCCGTGGCAGATCGACGGGTCCGCGATCGATTCGTCCACGGCCACGATCGGCCAGCCGCTCATCCACAACAGCGAACAGGCCGCCGTGGCCGAGGTGATCTCGTCCCTGCGCGGACTCGTCGATGAACTCGCCGCATCCCCGGTCTCCCGGCTGACCAGCGGCGGCATCTCGAAACGGGATGTCTCCCGCCTCGCCCGCAGCCTCGAGCTCAATCTCGAGCAGACGATCACCCTGCTGCTGGCAGCGAAGTCGCTGCACCTCATCGGGGTCCTCGACGATGCCCTCGATCCGCAATGGACGGCCGCCGATGACGCCGATTCCGCCCTCGCCGGAGACCGTGCCGAACTGTGGGCGGCACTGGTCGGGGCCTGGCTGCGCGAACTGCTCGATGTCACTCAGCTGGCGGCAGGCGCGAGCGAGAACGAACGCCTCACCGTGCTCGCCGCCCCGAAGAAGTCCCTGTTCAAGGGGTACGGGCTGTCGGTGCCGGCAATGCCGCTGCTACGCTTCGCCGTGCTCTCGGTGCTCCACGACATCGGTCTGGGATCGGCACGGTCGGCCGGATGGATCCACGCCGAGGTGCTCCGACGCCACCCGCTGCTGCCGGCACACGAGTTCGCGATGACCGAGGCCGTTCTCCACACCTGCGTCACCTTCGGCCTGGCGACGACACCGCTGCAGCAGCCGGATCATTTCGGGCCGAGCCGGTTCGGCCTCCGCCTGGCCGCCGGATTGGATCGGGCGATGGCCGAGCACGCCAAACAGGACCCCTCGATCCTGCCCCTGGGTGTGTCAGTCGAAGCCCTGACCGTGCCCGGGGACGTCATCGCCGCGGTCACCGAGGGGCTCGGCGCCGAAGTCGACACCGTGCTCATCCAGTCCGATCTCACCGCCGTGGCCACCGGCCCGATCGAACCGCGGGTCCACCAAATTCTGCGCAAGTATGCGGTCGTCGAGGCTCGTGGTCAGGGCACCGTCTATCGCATCGACGCAGAGACCATCGAGGACACGATGCAGGCCGGTCTCACTCCGGAGGAGGCCTTGGCCGAGCTCGCCGAGATCAGTGCCGAAGAGCTGCCGTCGACGCTGGAGTTCCTCGTGCAGAACACGGCGTCGAAGCTGCGCCGGGTGCGGGTGGCAGGGGCTCGGGCGGTGCTCATCGTCGACGATCCGGTCGACCTCGATGTCATTCTCTCCGATCAGGCGATGATGCCGGCCGGACTCGAACGCCTGGCCCCGACGGTCGCGATCGCCCAACTCGGACCGGAGCGGACGATGCATCTGCTCGAAGCCGGGGATCATCATGCTCTGTTGCATTCGGCGGCCGGACCCGTGCGCAAGCGTCGGGTGATCACGGAATCGGAACCCGAGGTCAGCGTCAGGCGACGTCCGCGGGTCAGTGACGGCCACCTCGGCGAGTACATGCGGATCCTGCGTTCGGCACCGGCCGCGGCGGCCGCGCAGGTGAGCACGGATGAGCCCTTGGGGCATATGGACCGGCTGCGGGAGGCCGCGGAGGCGAAGCAGCGCGTGCTCATCCGGATCGCCGATTCGCAGGGCAAGGAGCGGACGATCGAGATGCTGCCGGCCACCCTCAACGCCGGCCGCGTCCGCGGAGTGGTGACGACCACCGGAGCCGAGGCCTCCCTGGCCGTCGCCCGCATCGTCTCCGTAACCCCCTCCCCCTAATTGCTACCTGACGGCGTCCCAGCAACCTGGCGCCAGGTATCTGGGCCCCCGTCAGGTAGCTCGGAGCGGGAACAATCGGGGTGATGGACGTGTTGTGTCCTCTGGTGTCATCACACTTCGGGAAGGGAAGTATTGAATGAATGGTCCGTTGATCGTGCAGTCCGATCGGACTGTGCTGCTGGAATCGGGACATCCCCTCGCCGTCGAGGCGGCCGTGGCGATCGCCCCGTTTGCGCAGCTGTCGCGGACCCCGGAGTACATCCACACCTACGAGATCACTCCGCTGGGACTGTGGAACGCACGCGCCAGCGGTCATGATGCCGAATCCGTCGTCGACGTGCTCCTCGAATTCGCGAAGTACCCGGTCCCGCACGAACTCCTCGTCGACATCGTCGACATCATGGACCGTTTCGGTGTGCTCACGCTCATCGACCATCCGATCCACGGGCTGACCCTGACCGCAACGGAGACGGGACTGCTCGACGAGCTCGTCGGCCAGCCCGATCTCGTCGGAAAGTTCGGCAAACGCATCGATGCCGAATCCGTCCTGGTCCACCCGTCCGAGCGCGGCGAACTCAAGCACGCGCTGCTGCAGCTGGGGCATCCGGTCTCCGACCATGCCGGCTATGTCGACGGCGAGGCCCACGAGATCTCACTGTCCGATGATGCCCACGGCGGTCAGTGGCATCTGCGCGACTACCAGAAGCAGGCCATCGACCAGTCGCTGTCCGGTGAGTCCGGGGTCGTCGTTCTGCCCTGCGGTGCCGGGAAGACGATCGTCGGTGTCGCCACCATGTCTCGCGTGCAGACGACGACTCTCATCCTCGTGACGAACTCGGTCTCGGCCAAGCAGTGGAAGGACGAGATCCTGCGCCGCACAACCCTGACCGAGGACGAGGTCGGCGAATATTCGGGATCGACGAAGGAGATCCGCCCGATCACCATCGCCACCTACCAGGTGCTCACCACCCGGCGGAAAGGCTCGTACCTCCACCTCGAGCTCCTCGATGCCAAGGACTGGGGTCTGGTCATCTATGACGAGGTGCACCTGCTGCCGGCACCGATCTTCCGGCTGACGGCAAGCCTCCAGGCTCGTCGTCGCCTCGGACTGACCGCGACGCTGGTCCGTGAGGACGGTCGCGAGGACGAGGTGTTCTCCCTCATCGGACCCAAGCAGTACGAGGTGCCGTGGAAGGAACTCGAACGGCTCGGGTACATCGCCTCAGCCGCCTGTCATGAAGTCCGCGTCCGCCTCGACGGCGGAACCCGAACCGCGTATGCCCGCGCCGACGGCGAAGACCGGTACCGGCTGGCGGCGACGTCGGATGCGAAGCTGCCGATCGTGTCCGAGCTCGTCGCCGATCATCCGGATGCTCAGATCCTCGTCATCGGGCAGTATCTCGATCAGCTCGAGGAGATCGGAGCCGAACTCGGTGCGCCCGTGCTCACCGGGCAGACTCCCGAGTCGGTGCGCCAGGAGCTCTTCCGTGAGTTCCGGTCCGGGGAGATCCCGGTGCTCGTGGTCTCGAAGGTCGCGAACTTCTCCGTGGACCTGCCGGCCGCCTCGGTGGCGATCCAGGTCTCCGGAGCCTTCGGATCCCGGCAGGAGGAGGCCCAGCGCCTCGGACGGATCCTGCGGCCGAAGGAAGACCAGGGCTCGGCCACGTTCTACACCGTCGTCGCCGCCGACACCGTCGATGAGCACTTCGCCGCTCAGCGCCGCCGCTTCCTCACTGAACAGGGCTACAGCTACAGCATCGAAGTCCGCTGACTCCCCTTATTGCTACCTGACGGGGGCCCGGCAACCTTGCGCCAGGTTGCTTGGCCCCCGTCAGGTAGTAATTAGGTGGTGATGAGGGAGGGTTCGGACTTGGCGACGACCTCGCGGCGAGCGACTCGGCGGGCAAGGCGGGACTCGCCCCACTTGATGAAGCCGACGCCGCCGAGGATGAATACTCCGCCGAAGAGCTGGATCGGCGCGGGCATCTCGAAGAGAACCAACCAGGCGACGATGACGGAGAACGGGACCTCGACGAGGTTGACGAACGACCCGACGGTCGCCCCGACATAGCGCAGACCGAGGATCCCGGTGATGTAGGCGCCGACGGTGAATATGACGATCATCGCCATCGGCACGACCCACGACATCGACACCCCTCCGAAGTCGACATCCGCAGTCACCGCGTTCCACGGCATGACGCCGGCGAGCACGATGACCGACATCGCCAGCGCCCCGATGCCCATGCCCAGACCGGTCAGAGCCACCGGCGGAATCGTGATCGTGTCCTTCGCCGAGACGAGGAAGTAGCTAGCCAAGCAGACCGCGGCGGCCATGGCCATGACCACGCCGAAGATGCTGATCGACGATCCGCGCAGGTTGAGCACGAGCAGGAGCCCGATCATCGAGACGACGACTCCGATGAAGGTCACGGTCGCCGGCCGGGTCCGGGTCCGCGCCCAGATCCAGAAGACGATGAGCATCGGCGCGGTCATCTCCAGCAGCAGCGCCACGGCCACGGTGAGGTGTTCGACGGCGACGAAGTAGAACCCCTGGACGCCGGCCATCGAGACCAGGCCGTAGGTGACGACGGTGCGCCAGTGCGCGAGCACTTCGCCCCAGCGTCCGCGCAGGGCGGTGAGGGTGGGGATGAGCAGCAGGACCGCGGAGCCGGCCAGGCGGATGAGCACGACCGCGCCCGGCGTCCACCCGATCGCGTACATCGTCTTCGCGATCGGCCCCGACACCGCGAAGAAGAACGCGGAGGCAAGAGTGAGCAGGAACCCTGCGATGACGGTGCGATTCATTCCTGGCCTCCTGATGTGGTGAAACGTCGAGTGGCGTACGGGGACACACGTCCCCGAGGCGGTGGTGCTGCGGTGGTTGATGATGCGGAGTTGATGGTTCGGTGTCGGATCATGACCTCGCCGAGGCAGCCCGACGAAAGCCCGTTCCCTTCGCCGAGGCGGCTCGACGTTGACATCGGCATGACCGTTTCGTCGTTCCGCCGAGCCGGCTCATCGTCGGGTGGTGCAGGATCTCAGCGGGTCCTGCGGAATGTCCGGTTTCAGTATCGACCCTGAAATTGAAATGGGTCAAGTGCATTTTGGTCCTTACATCCTGTGGCAGAATGGCTTCCGCCATGGCTTTCACCTACGACATTCGCGCGAACCTCACGATGCTCGTCGACCTCCTCAACACCTCAGGCGACATCGCCGGCGACG encodes:
- a CDS encoding EamA family transporter, yielding MNRTVIAGFLLTLASAFFFAVSGPIAKTMYAIGWTPGAVVLIRLAGSAVLLLIPTLTALRGRWGEVLAHWRTVVTYGLVSMAGVQGFYFVAVEHLTVAVALLLEMTAPMLIVFWIWARTRTRPATVTFIGVVVSMIGLLLVLNLRGSSISIFGVVMAMAAAVCLASYFLVSAKDTITIPPVALTGLGMGIGALAMSVIVLAGVMPWNAVTADVDFGGVSMSWVVPMAMIVIFTVGAYITGILGLRYVGATVGSFVNLVEVPFSVIVAWLVLFEMPAPIQLFGGVFILGGVGFIKWGESRLARRVARREVVAKSEPSLITT
- a CDS encoding DNA repair helicase XPB, which translates into the protein MNGPLIVQSDRTVLLESGHPLAVEAAVAIAPFAQLSRTPEYIHTYEITPLGLWNARASGHDAESVVDVLLEFAKYPVPHELLVDIVDIMDRFGVLTLIDHPIHGLTLTATETGLLDELVGQPDLVGKFGKRIDAESVLVHPSERGELKHALLQLGHPVSDHAGYVDGEAHEISLSDDAHGGQWHLRDYQKQAIDQSLSGESGVVVLPCGAGKTIVGVATMSRVQTTTLILVTNSVSAKQWKDEILRRTTLTEDEVGEYSGSTKEIRPITIATYQVLTTRRKGSYLHLELLDAKDWGLVIYDEVHLLPAPIFRLTASLQARRRLGLTATLVREDGREDEVFSLIGPKQYEVPWKELERLGYIASAACHEVRVRLDGGTRTAYARADGEDRYRLAATSDAKLPIVSELVADHPDAQILVIGQYLDQLEEIGAELGAPVLTGQTPESVRQELFREFRSGEIPVLVVSKVANFSVDLPAASVAIQVSGAFGSRQEEAQRLGRILRPKEDQGSATFYTVVAADTVDEHFAAQRRRFLTEQGYSYSIEVR
- a CDS encoding MFS transporter — protein: MSQMFRSLSEPNYRHWFAGALISNTGTWMQRTAQDWIVLTMLTDNNASALGLTMALQLGPQLIMFPFAGNLVDKFDKRRLLMVTQALLGVIGLVLFVLTITDVIVLWHVYVLAFTLGMLTTLDNPARQAFVSELVGEKLLPNAVSLNSASFNGARMIGPAVAGVLTAVIGPGPVFLISGLGSAATLTVLIRLDKSQLHPSGRRGTGGVLGGLRYLRRRPDITVVLVVLFIVATFGFNFNIYTATMAKIEFGKDASGFGLLNSVMAIGSVTGALASARREKPRLRFIFGAAGGFGVAVGVASLMPNYYLFAASLMFVGFASLTMMTSANAYVQTTTAPNYRGRVMAIYAAVVMGGTPIGAPLAGWVADAFGPRMALVVGAASGIIAFAVGLLWMITAKDLRLHRDPKSRIRLHMSYQGRPPGGTGH
- a CDS encoding helicase-associated domain-containing protein, which gives rise to MTFSQWLSHSADADFESFVRTRRDLLQPESPTMAALAAAASSRIGVSRGIEALDAQTLEVFISLAKAARTTPEIEITGIPHIDPSLAEAALPRLRDLGLAWPADESTGGAGTAGNSGSGGAGEAGTAGAAVAGVWKIQSEAITLLPTSAAESARAYPWQIDGSAIDSSTATIGQPLIHNSEQAAVAEVISSLRGLVDELAASPVSRLTSGGISKRDVSRLARSLELNLEQTITLLLAAKSLHLIGVLDDALDPQWTAADDADSALAGDRAELWAALVGAWLRELLDVTQLAAGASENERLTVLAAPKKSLFKGYGLSVPAMPLLRFAVLSVLHDIGLGSARSAGWIHAEVLRRHPLLPAHEFAMTEAVLHTCVTFGLATTPLQQPDHFGPSRFGLRLAAGLDRAMAEHAKQDPSILPLGVSVEALTVPGDVIAAVTEGLGAEVDTVLIQSDLTAVATGPIEPRVHQILRKYAVVEARGQGTVYRIDAETIEDTMQAGLTPEEALAELAEISAEELPSTLEFLVQNTASKLRRVRVAGARAVLIVDDPVDLDVILSDQAMMPAGLERLAPTVAIAQLGPERTMHLLEAGDHHALLHSAAGPVRKRRVITESEPEVSVRRRPRVSDGHLGEYMRILRSAPAAAAAQVSTDEPLGHMDRLREAAEAKQRVLIRIADSQGKERTIEMLPATLNAGRVRGVVTTTGAEASLAVARIVSVTPSP
- a CDS encoding DUF3027 domain-containing protein, producing the protein MSSLFSDWLARQTAAPAESDAEQTTEATPGVDAPAAAGETTAAASAVAEDSGTTASAKESKTGRGRSSTEKVVLDTQLAAAIDIARTAITEVAGTAVVGEHLGTVAEATRLVTHYFVCTDPTYRGWRWVAVLARAPRAKKVTVCETALLPGPDALVAPEWVPWEERLEPGDMGPRDTLPKLDQDPNLQPGFQQTEDNSAENVDQIANFEFGVGRERVLSSDGLSAAASRWADSDAGPDGEFASRASANCGSCGYLMPIAGSLRQKFGVCANAWSPFDGRVVGLQSGCGAHSETDVRKPDHEPAEAVVDDYSGELEFQEG
- a CDS encoding cold-shock protein — its product is MPTGRVKWFDADKGFGFVIAEDGSQAFLHSSVLPEGLEVTKGTRLEYDVVDSRRGAQVLKARPLNTPAKVAKARRRPAVDMAVMVEDVIKVLDDLNNGLQHGRYPDPTHGNKVASLLRAIADDLES